One Hippopotamus amphibius kiboko isolate mHipAmp2 chromosome 12, mHipAmp2.hap2, whole genome shotgun sequence genomic window, ATACTAGTAGCGAGAGCTCCTCCAGCACTGGTGCTGCTAACATTAATGCAGTTTTATTGTTGGAGAGCACTTGGCTTACTGTTGCCTGTGCTGGGTGTTTGCTGGCCCTTTTGGGGGCAGATATttatctctccattttacagaccgGAAAATCGAGGTCTAGATCGATGAGCAAGCCTGTAACTGAACCCTGAGTAGAGCCCAGGTGTCCAGACTTCCATTGGCTGTGTCCTTCCAACCCTGCTAACTATAAACAGAACCCCCCGCCcgccccactccaccccccacacacaatgGTTGGGCATCCCAGGCAGCAGCCAGGGGTTGGTAAACTGGTTATCAGATTTCTTTCAGAATTATTAAATGACTGGAGAACTGAAAATTGGCCTCAATGATTGGAATTTTAATGGAACCATACCCCCAAGTAACAGTGGTCTCTTCTTCTCTGAGGAGCTCAGAGTTCTTTTCAGTCTGCATCTCAGTTAGCCTCTGAAAATTCTTCTGGatcagaaaaaaagcagaaatcacCTTTCACCCTCCCAAGCCCCTCTTAGAGAAGTTGGGGAGGACCCAGAGAAGAGGGACTTGCCCCCATTGCCTGGCATGCGGGCTGCGGCCCTTGCTACCAGCCCACACTGTGTGCTGGTGAGTTGTTTGAGTGGTAGGGTTCCAGCTCACATATAGATAGCTCTCGCCCAGTGATGTCTGAATAGTTGTGACTTATCTTGCCCACAGGCCtccttatttgatatttttgggCAGTATCAGAGTAGGAAGAAGGAGTACCAGCTCAGATGAGTGAAAGCACACTCAGGTGCTACTGATGTCAACATGAAGTGCTGGTATTGGCTCCGTGTGCTAGGAAAGAGGGAATGTTTAGCAGGGAAGCTGTGTTGTGCCAGTCTTCTTCTAAATATTTGAGGGGTACAACCCACTCCCACAGTTACCTTGGCTAATTGCTAAAGCAATTCTCACTTGACTGCcaaggggctgggggggtggggggggtagaaCATTAGATACAGGGTGGAGGCCAGACATACAGTTTGGGAAAGCCCCCTCCAAATAATCCTGATAAttctccatcccatcccatccctctggAAATCactggaaaaaaggagaaaatccaAGAGAAGACAGTTATctgaggagacaggagagaaTTCTGGGGAATCTAGTCATTTTGTCCTCGTTGTTATCTCGGGGGCTTGAGGATTACCCGAGGGATGTACTTCCTCCAGGGGAAACTGAGGAAAGGGGTTctttaaaagtctgaaatcaagttaCAGGTAGAAGGAACACAGAAGTTAGGTGAGATTTCTGTCCGGTGAAACCCACAATCAGCCGGTAATAAGAGTTCCTGTCTCACTTGGTTGGCTTCTTGTTTATGTACACACTTAGGGAGTCCAAACATTCAGCAGACACTCATTAAATACTTGTGTTGTGCTGGGCTGTATTAGAAGCTCAGGCTGTAAAGATAGATAAAACAGAGCTCCTCCTCTCCAGACCTCGCCCTGTCACTGGAATAGGAGAGAGATCAGATAGGTGGGCGTCTTTGGAAGTGGAGGGGCGGGTTCAGCAACACCCTCTTGGTGGGCCGGGTCCTAAGCGCCGCCCTCCCTTGGCCCAGGTGCCGGATGTGCTCCCTGACGTTCTACTCGAAGTCGGAGATGCAGATCCACTCCAAGTCACACACGGAGACCAAGCCCCACAAGTGCCCGCACTGCTCCAAGACCTTCGCCAACAGCTCCTACCTGGCCCAGCACATCCGCATCCACTCGGGGGCCAAGCCCTACAGTTGTAACTTCTGTGAGAAATCCTTCCGCCAGCTTTCTCACCTCCAGCAGCACACCCGGTAAGGCTGCTCTCGGTTTCCCCTCAGTCCCTGCCGTGGACCCCTTACCCCGAGGCCACGTGGCCCTCACTGCCTCTTTCCTCCACATGTTTTCTTTTGTCCCTTTCGACTTTGCCCTTTGGGAGCCTTGATTCCCTCCCACCGGAGCCTCGATTTCCTCCCACGGCTGTCCGTGAAAACTAAACTACATATCCCTGCAGCTTGGCGGGGCCTGGAAAACTGTGTTCTCCGGTCCCAAAGTCTGGAACGATTTGTGTggtttctctctgtgtctgtgtttggAAATCTTCTGCAGAGCAGGCCCTGCTTTTACTGTATGCTTCAGTTCAGAGCCAAGGTGTGCATTCAACCTCAGGTCCATGGGGAACAGGCGGTGTTGGTCTTTGTTCAAATTACTGTTTGGAAGCAGGGTGTCTGTGGTGAGTGTGTAACCTTGGCACAGAGCAGAGGGCTGACGAGACTGAAATCTTTAAGGTTACAGGAGCCAGGGGCGCAGCTCTTCATCATCTCACTGCCATGCTAGCCATCGACCTAAGATCAGCAGCAACCTAGATGTGGGTGTCCTCTTCACCAGCCTCTCCAGGCCGGAGCGggtttgggggggagggaggaggggtgctcTCATCCGTCAAGCAACGTCATTTCACCCAGCGGAGAGCTGAGCCCGTGGTGTCGAactgctccctcctccccccttccctcctctcctctccggcAGGATCCACTCCAAGATGCACACGGAGACCATCAAGCCCCACAAGTGCCCGCACTGCTCCAAGACCTTCGCCAACACCTCCTACCTGGCCCAGCACCTCCGTATCCACTCGGGGGCCAAGCCCTACAACTGTTCCTACTGCCAGAAGGCCTTCCGCCAGCTCTCCCACCTCCAGCAGCACACACGGTAAGGGAGAGTGGCGGGCTACTGCCCCCGCCCCGCTGgcatgccctccccacccccgccccggacATACACAACAACCCGcatgcggggggcgggggagagaccCGGCTGGAGGAGAGAGCTGGCCGGAGGAGAGCACAACTGGCATCTGGGAGGAAGACCAAGCAAGACTGGAGACGCAAGTGGACGCTTACAGAGCCTTTCTGGGGCAGAAGCAGCATCAAGGAGACACAGTGACTGTGGGACATTTCCTGATCTGCAGGAGGTGGAAACTCACTGGGAGCAGAGTCGACATTTCCTTTCCTCGTTTCCTTCCCTGGAGACACTCACACACATATCCTGCAAGATTCTCTCCTCGATGCCCAAGCAGGGCCAGCCCTTAAGCCCTTTAGGGCACTAATTATGAATGGGAGGTGTGATGAGACTTCAGCTGGGTACCAGCCGGGTGACACCTGCAGCACCAGGCAAGGCTCCGAGGGATGCCAGGAGTACAGGACGGGACAAAACACAGCCTAAATGTTCACAAGGAACCAGGAACTGGCTAACAAACGAAAACGCTTCTACTCCGTAAGGATGCGCGGTTTGTCCTGTGAATCTAGAGTGGCTCAGAGGAGGTGAGCCTCCATCTAGAAGAGCTGATGGTCTCTTTCGATGGGATCTCAAGTTGAGCTGGAGTCCAGACTCTTGCTGGCCATAGGTCTCCTCTCCCGCTGCTTCTGGAAGTGGCAGTCCCCCTTAAAGTGGTCCAACAGCTTGCTTCGAGAAGAGGAAGAATTGGGTTTTCCTCACAAGGAGACGTGTCCTGCAAGGTTTTCAGGACTTTATATCTGGGGTCTCAAAAAGCACCTGGCCACAGAGATGCTTCTGAAGCCCCTGCTGAGGAGCAGGGGTCCACAGACCCTCAAGTCCTGGGCCTGTGTCAGCAGAGGGCCCCATAGTGTTTGGAAAGAGGTCAGATTGGTACTAAACTAGGCATTTCCTGCCGTTAGGAGCTGAGCGGGGAAAAGCCCCAAGGAGCTTCCATGAATGTCGCTGCTGCTCTTCACAGCTGGAATAACTCTGTGCTTTTCTTTGACTGCAGAACTTTCTCTGGGAGTGGTGCTAAGGTGGAGGGGACAGTTTCTGGCTGTATGTTGGGGGCCAAGAGAGAAGTGTTACgtgtttcctttttctcaccaTTGTGTTTATCTTACGTTTCTGAACGTTCGTGAGGGATGGTTACTGTAGGAGCTGCCTTGGCCACAAGACTGTGGCCTGCCTGCCCCTCGGCTGCCAAGCCCCTGGCCCTCCCCCAGCAGAGAGGAGCCCAGCTTGAGCGGAGCGGTGCGGCCAGCGCGCAGAAATCGGGCCCGCCGGCCTGAGCGAGTCAGAGGAGCTGAGCCCGTGCCTCCTGGAGACCCACCCTGCGCTCCCAGAGGAGGCCTGTGAAGGCGCTGGTCCCAGGGCGGCCTTGCTGacgtcctttccctttcttcttctctcgtCCTGTGCAGAATCCACACCGGGGACAGGCCGTACAAATGTGCACACCCAGGCTGCGAGAAAGCCTTCACACAGCTCTCCAACCTGCAGGTGAGTGTTCCACCCTCCACCCGAGTCTCAGACTTGGCGTTGTGGTGCCGTTTGACTAGTACAGTGGTTCTCAGGCTTTTCTAGGACGCTTTCCACTTTTCACAGTCACTGGGGAACCCAGAGAGCTTTCATTGATGTGGGTAACACCTAATGATATGGACATTAGGAAACTGAAAAACTTGAAAAGCTATTttgtaatttgtttaaaaataacaaatcccATTGCACAttacattattattacattattactAACATAAATAACTAaatcctccccaccccgccaaaaaaaaaatttagtgagaaTGGCACTGCTTTACATTTATGCACGTTCCTCTAATGTCTGGCTTACCTGAAGACGACGAGATTCTCATATCTGCTGTATTCAGTCTCTATGATCGTACACATCATGTAACCTCTGTACAGTCATGAAAGAATGAGAGTGAAAAGTCAAGCAGTGTCTTCTCATTAgtgttttgaaaatagttttcacTCTTTTGAAAATAGTGTGAGCGCCCTGAAAAACTCTTGGTGTTCCCTAGCGAtccctttgagaaccactgggctagTGGAACCAGGTGTGGCTGCCATCCTAACTTTCAGAATCCTGGTAGGTGCCACCCATGGGATGCTGTTTCCCTCAGCCGGTAGCTCCTGAAGTTTCATTTGAAGCCATTTCTGCCGCCTTCGGACAGAAAGAGAACCCGGGAGGCCTGGCACCCAGCTCAGGGCTTTCCGTTAAGATcaaggaggcaggagggcagagTCCGGCACACCCATCCCAATTTTTCCCAATTTTCTCAGTCCCACAGGCGGCAGCACAACAAAGATAAACCCTTCAAGTGCCACAACTGTCACCGGGCGTACACAGACGCAACCTCATTGGAGGTGCACCTGTCCACGCACACAGTGAAGCATGCCAAGGTGTACACCTGCACCATCTGCAGCCGGGCGTACACGTCGGTGAGCGCTTGGAGCCCCCCGTCCCCTCACCCATAAGCCACGTCACCCCGCCTTTCTGATAAAGAGCTGCTGCAGTGAATACACCCCCTCCCTTGCTCCCACTTGGCACAATCCGTAAAGAGAACAGAAACTGAGAAGACCCAGAGCTGAGGAATTTAGGGGGTGCCTGGTCCCTTAAGCCTATAGCAGTTGCTCAGCAATGATTCTTTTTACTTAGACGTAGCACAAAAAAAAGCATCTTGAAATTCTGAAAAACGAGAGATTTCAGTTCGATGTTTTCCATTAGACTCCAGAAAAAGGTGGTCAAGTTGTTCCATTCAGAGATCTTCGAGAAAATGACAGCTCTCCCTGTGCCAGTTGAACACCCATGGTGACCCTAAAGgtccccctctcctctccacccaGTAGTGAGCACTGAAGGTGGCTTGTGGGGAGAACCTTTGTGGCTCCAGAATACCTCTCTGTGTGTTGTTCTGCTTAAAGCAAAGTAACAGCCCGGGGTGCTGGTTACAGGgaacttctttccttctctttcttccctcaacTCCTTTTCCATCTCCCTCAGGAAACGTACCTGATGAAACACATGCGCAAACACAACCCTCCTGATCTCCAGCAGCAGGTGcaggcggcggcagcggcggcagcagtggcccaggcccaggctcAGGCTCAGGCCCAAGCTCAAGCCcaagcccaggcccaggcccaggcccaggcctcccaggcttcgcagcagccacagcagcagcagccacagcCACCACACTTCCAGTCCCCTGGGGCAGccccccagggtgggggtggcggggacaGCAACCCCAACCCTCCACCCCAGTGTTCCTTTGACCTGACCCCCTATAAGACGGCGGAACATCACAAGGACATCTGCCTCACTGTCACCACCAGCACCATCCAGGTGGAGCACCTGGCCAGCTCGTAGAGACCTGTGCTGCCGTCCActgggaagaggggaaagaagTTCTTGGTCCCTTCTTTCTCCAACTCCTCTTGGTAGGAAAAGTCCTCTTCTTCCTTGACAGGCCATGGCTCCATCTTCTTGGGCCTCAGGCATGGCCTTCCTTCACAGGATACCATCCTTATTCTCAACTCCTCTTCAAAAGGAACATCAGCCCTCCTGATTGGCAGAGGAGTACTGAGCTGGTAGTGTAATCCAGCAGCCTCCCCGCCTAAGCATAGCTTTTTAAATTGGGGGTTGGTGCTCAGGGGAGGGGTTTGCTATGACCTCATAGAGACTTTTCCAGTGTGGGCACTTACTCTCTCCTCACCCTCATAATCCTCCAAGCTCGGGCTGATAGAGGACTAGAGGCTGGCCCTCCGAGACGTCAGAGAGGAGGAAGCCCTAAATGCAACCAGCCTGCTGTTCTATTCTTGCCTGCAAAGGAACAGAGATTCCTCCCGTGCCCCTGTCCTTGGGAGCCGATTTCTTCCCCTCATGATCTCACTTCACCTCCAATCTAATGCTGGAAggaggtctgggggtggggggggtcagaCCACCTTTATTTGTAAAGGGGCAAGGGCTGAGATGTGGTCCCCAAGGGGCCGGAGATCCCCAAGATGGTCGATGGTGGCTTAGAAGTGTGGGTTGTGGTTTTCCTTGGagcctctccccttctctgccagCTGAGGTCCTGTGCTCAGTCACCCCATCCCCAGCCTAAGGAGCTGTGGGTTCTTTATGAAACCCCACAACAAGGCGGGCTGCAGAGAAGGGAGAGTTCAGGGCAAATGCAAGGACTGGACTTAGCTCCCTAGGTGCCACGGTCAGTTGCCGGACAcggatttatatataaatatatatatatataaatatatacatacccaCTCATCACGGCCGTCTTTGTTGTGAGCATTTCTGTGTTTATAAATGCATTATCTCTGAGAATTTTCATATTTgatgttttgttggttttgtccCTCTTGTTTTTCTCCACCCTGTCTTTTCTGGCCAACggcatttttatttccttttgtcttttttttttttttaatcatggcggatttcagagaaaagagaaaatggaaaaaaaaatcaggaaaccaATTGttataaagcaatttaaaatgaagaaaaaaagaaaaacttatgtACAAAACCAAGGGGTGTTTTTAGAACCTTGTATAGAAATAAATTCGTGTAAAAGGATCAGAGGCAGTGGAGCTGCTGATGTGAGTATAAGCATGGGAAACAGCTACTTGGGGAGACTATGTTCAAGGCCAGTGCTAAGGGTTTACAGTAGAGTGTGCGTATGGTAAGGACGAATGCTGTGTGATGGGGCTGTGTGTGTATCCCTAGCCAGAGAAAGGCACAGCTTCGAAATTTCTGAAGTGAAATCTTGGTTTATGAGGGTTCCTACATACAGGTCCTATTTTGAGGACCATGTTGCCCAAGTATGTGAGAGCAGGATTTCAGTCGTGTGTTAACAAGACACCTCGAAGCTCCCTAtccaagaaatggaagcacagCCTCCTGGAAGGACCTGCACTCCTGCCAGAGCATCTGTGGGCTCAGTGCTAATTACGCTGGCATATCCTGTGGCACCTAAAACCAGAGGTTTCCAGCGGTGGAAACCATAACTGGGATTGAAGAACGACACAGGACAGTTGTAGTGCTGAGGAGTAGAGTGTGGTTGGGAAACCTGGACTTCAGCCCTTGCTCTCCCATCAGCCAGTGTGGGCTGTGATGCTTCTTCAGCTGTTAAATGAAGGGGTTGGGCTAGATCACCTCCAAGATtcctttctgaaaattaaaaatctttaagCACTGAAAAAGTTGTGATAAAGCTCCCACGTCTGACAATGTGGCCGTCCTCTGTGGGACTGCTGGGCAGCCGTCCCCGTCAGCTGGTGGCATGTGGACAGGCAATGAAATAACGCCTCTTAGTTTAGGGCTCAGGCTCTTGTGTGGGCATCCAAGATAGTCTCAGTCTGTGGTGTGACACTAATGGATGTATCACATATGACTAAATGTGCAGTATTTGTTAGTTTCCTGAACATTTACTGCTTTTCCCCCTGTTCTCACTGACTGTTGAATGGACATTGACAGCCCTACCTTCATCACAGGTATTACAGCCAGAATCTACTCTTTTGAAGGACACGCTCACACTCGTGGCAACAACACTGTAGAGTAGGTAGTGTTAgattttatagagaaggaaataGGCACAGAAATTAAATTATCCAGCGGCATGCTGCTTGCAATTAGAGGGATGTCTTCTAGGTTCTATTGCTGTGCCTACCACTTGCTCAGTAGTAAACCTGGGGTTTCACATTGCCCTTTTTTACATATCTGAGCTAAATTAAGTGGCtgaaatgtttcattaaaaaCCTGCCATGTGGGTGtcccctggtggcctagtggttaggattttggGCTCTCACTGCCGTCAcccaggttcaatgcctggtctggGGAACATCCCACAAGCCGCTCTggcgcggggggtggggagggggggagggaaaaaagcaaCCCCCAAGCAAAAAACCTGCTACGTGACATTGATAATTATTATCAAGAATGTGCGAGTTAGGGGTGACAGTGATCTCCAAAGCTCCGTCTTACTAACACTCCAGCTCTGGGCGTTAAGCTCTGCGCCTGTAGTGTGGTGGCGGCTTGCCATGCACTTGGTGGCTTTCCATCCTGATGAGGAGCGTGGTCGTCGCTGTGCTGTCGCGGACCAGGCTGACAGCTGGCCTCCAACTGGCCCAGGTGTGACAGCTCCATGCCCCAATCCTTTCCACATCACGGCGCCAGTTAACATCATATATAAACTCGAATAAAAAGGGAGATAAACACAGAAGTACTGTCACTTTACAAGCGAGAACGTCCTCGCGTGACAAGAACCCTGACAAACGGTGTGAAGAATCGCAGCTTTACTGTGTGAGCAGTTCTTTGTATTAATATGTATCACTAGAGTTTACGAATAATGAATTGTTTCCACATTAAAACATAATTGTGGGGAGTTTGTGTTCACGCGAGTGAACAGAAACGGGGAGGATTTAAACTTCGCACCGCCACGCGCCTCCCCAACTTCCCTAAGAAACTAGCGACTCGGGAGAAGAAGGCACCTGCCCTGGTCGCCAGCTTCACATTCCGTCGAGGGGCGGATTCACGTTCCCAAGTGCTGCTGAGAAGGGCTCTTTGTAGACTAAAGGCCCAAAGAGACAGGTTTCCTCGCCCTCAAGCCCGAAAGTCCCCATCCTGGAGGGAATGGAAGTTTGAGCGAGGACGCAAAATGGCGCCCTCGGCCGCCGCCAGCCCCGCGCCCAGCCGCCCCGCCAGGGACGAGTGTCGGCGCCGGGCGGAGACGACTCGGTGGGCCCTGTACTCAGGCCGGAAGTTCACCTCGTGAGGGCGGAAGTTCCCTCGTGAGGGCGGAAGGGCTCCCAGCTGGGGAGGACCGCCTCGGCGCCCGTCGCGTTCAGTCACTTCCGGGGCGGAGCGGaagttgctttgttttgcttcaaGATGGCTGCGGGGATGTATTTGGAACATTATCTGGACAGTAAGagcaggctggaggagggggtcaGGGGTCAtcgaggggtggtggtggggattcGGGGATGAGGAGTTCTACGGCCCTGAAGTCACGGTGGTCAGAAAGTCACAGTCTTGAAGGGTTGCGTGAGAGAAAATTCAGGCGGGTGTGAAGAAATagggggcggggcagcggggtCGAGGCCTCGCTCTGAGGTGTAAACGGGGGAGGGGCTGCGTGGCGGGGCTAGGGGGACGGCTCTTGAAAGGCTGGTGAGCGGAGCCGGGAAGGTATTTAATGCCCACGTCTTTCAGGGTCTTCGGCCTCAGGATATATCTTTTTATTAAAGTCGTTCCGAATCGATCGTTTTAGTATATTATTCACTGCCATTTGGAGCAGCGCCAAAGATCTGCTGGCGGCTCCTCTGCCCAGTTCTTTTGAAGAAACGGCTTCTCGTGTGGATGGGGGGTTACGAGTGACCACTGTCAGATGATGAACTGGAAGGCTTCTCTAGGAGTAAAGATCCAATTCCCATCAAATGGAAATCTGATGTTATGTTTATGCCGTTTGTGTAACCCACCCCTTCACAGAGCCTGTCACCCTGTGCCCTTACATTTGCCTTAGAGTTgggagtcattcattcattcattcgtttattgAAGTCCTGCTATGGGTCAGACATGGGCGGTACTGGGGATATACAAGAATGAATAAGACGCAGCCCTTGCCCTCGAGTTCTTATAGTGTAGTATGACAGGTTCTGTTGACAAATAATTGTAAAAGTGTGacaaatgaaataatagaaatacattaaaaggacaGTTGGTAACACTGGAGAAAGGGGGGCTAATTACCTGGAGGTGTAGGTAAAGCTTTACAGAGGATGTGATGTATAGAATCTTGAAGGTTAAGTGTTTGCCAGtgtggagagggaaagggaattgCAGGTTGGAGAAAGCATCAACAAAGGTGTTTGTGGCAAGGTCAGGGAAAGGTGAGGCCAGAGTGTTTGATATCTAGGACTCCGAGTTGGAAGATTGGGAAATGAGACTGGAGAAGGTAACGGGCTAGGCTGTGCAAGGTCTTTCAAGCCAAGCTAAGAAGCTTGCACTTTAAATAATGAGGAACCAatagattttctatgtagagtgaCTGTcttataaaggaaaatgtatgATAAATTGGAGCATGACAACATTGGTAATATGGAGATCAGTTAGTGATAAAAGTCCTGGTCAGAGATGAGGACCTGATGTCGGAAAGTGACAGAAGTGTTTAGGAGTTAAAACATGACAGGATTGACTGACAACTGAGTGGTCGAGAGAGAAGGAAGACTCTGGTGACTTTTCGATTTCTTATTTGGGAAGTGAGGTAGACAGTATATCATCAAGATAGGAAATTCAGGAGTAACAGTAACATATTTAATTCAACTTACATTTAAGCATAGGAATGGTAATAGTGTCTGTAAGAGTAAATGAGATGGAGATCATTCAGAGGAAGCAAGTGAAAAAATTAGAGGATTAATTTAAGTGATGAAATTACTAAGAAAGCATGTGATGAGATTTGGAATCTTAAGGGAAAGAAAGTTACTCAAAGGTGAGAAGATGGTGCCGAATGCTACAAACCtgtttttttttgagggggggatAGGACTAATAACAGATCATTTGATTTCGTAAGTCATTGGTGACTTAATCTCAGTAAACTGGTGTGGTGAACCTGAGTTTATATGTTAAAACAGTGGAGGCATTTTAGAAGTTGGAAGTGGAGTCATgggaagagatttttcttttatgagaGAGACTTAAGtattcatgcatttattcaagtatttattaaggATCCTGTATGCACATCATAGTTCTAAACAATAGAGAAATAGGAGAGAAGACAGACATGTCTAACCCTTCTGGAGAGCTGGGGAAACATACCAAATAACTAATAACATACTTATTTGATTACATTGGGTAAGGCATAGAATAGCATGAATAGACTACCCCAAAAGGATAGATATAGAATAGCacgacagggacttccctggtggtgcagtggttaagactccgtgctcccaacgcagggggcccagatttgatccctggtcagggaactagatcccacatgcagcaaataaaagatcctgcatgccgccactaaagatcccacacgtgacaacgaagattccatgtgctgcaactaagactgggGACAgtcatataaagaaataaatattaaaaaaaaaaaaaaaaaagaatagcatgaCAGTATAATCCAGGGCACTTGTTGGAGTCTGGGGCAGTCAGTGTTGAGCTAAACTTTGAAGAATGAACAGAAATTTAATAGGCCAAGAGGTATGGTGGAGGTGCGATGAAGACCGACCAGGGCATTCTGGGCAGAGAGAGTAGCCTGTGAAAAGCCAAGTGGCAGGAAGAGCACTGGCAAGTTCAAGGCACTGATAGAAGGCCAGTATGATAGAGCAGGGAGCGCACAGACAGGGACTGACATGAATTAGGGCTGGTGTGAGGGAAGCAAGGGCCAGAAAGTGCAGAATAGGAATAGGAATATTGCAGTGGGAAGTTACTGGAGGGTTATAAACAGGAGAGTGAtttgatcagatttgcattttggttttttttggccgcgttgggtcttcgttgctgcgcgtgggctttctctagttgaggtgagtgggggctactctttattgcagggtgcaggcttctcattgctgtgtcttcttgtggaacacaagctctaggcgcactggcttcagtagttgtggcacaccagcttagttgttccgcagcatgtggggtcttcctggaccagggactgtgtcccctgcattgacaggtggattcttaaccactgcaccaccagggaagtcagatTTGCATCTTTTAAAGAACATTCTGACTACCGTATGGAGAGCAGATTGGAAGTGTGCGTGTGATGACTGGTGAAGGATGTCAAGAGGGTATTTGTAAGTCGAGGGCAAGGAGattggaggcagagactgaaagggaaggaaaaggaagggctgATTTGTAGAGTCAAGTCACTAAAGGGGGGAAAGGTGGGCAAGCTGTGTAGAGATGAAGGGGTTAGTTGTGGAGAGAGGTGGACACGGCCTCTCCTGAGAGAGCAACAATGAGTGCTGTCACAGATCATCTGGCAGTTTGAAGGAAGGAAAACCGAGTGCTGTTTTGGACCTGTTCTTTAAAAGCAGCTGTATTGCCAAGAAAGTCCAGGGAGTGTCAGTTTCTCCTGTTCTCCCCAGGTATCGAAAACCTCCCCTTTGAACTGCAGAGAAACTTCCAGCTCATGAGGGACCTGGACCAAAGAACAGAGGGTACGTACAGAGTAAGGAGTACAGTGTGTAGTGAATGTGTACgatcatttcttcttctttttgctgTCACCATGTCATCTGGTCTGATCTGGATTGCTGcggcttctctctctttcactctcttgCAATTCTTAAAAGGAGAGTAATGATGACCCGCATTTCTGTATCAGCTTTTCCATAACACATGGGGTATTGTGACAGTGCCTCAGGAATTCAGAGATGCTGTGCTCTTTATATCTCcctcaagaagaataaaaaaacaaccaaagtCAACCCTAGAATCAATTCTGTTCTCTACGTTCAATACGTTTAT contains:
- the ZNF384 gene encoding zinc finger protein 384 isoform X8 — translated: MEESHFNSNPYFWPSIPTVSGQIENTMFINKMKDQLLPEKGCGLAPPHYPTLLTVPASVSLPSGISMDTESKSDQLTPHSQASVTQNITVVPVPSTGLMTAGVSCSQRWRREGSQSRGPGLVITSPSGSLVTTASSAQTFPISAPMIVSALPPGSQALQVVPDLSKKVASTLTEEGGGGGGGGGTVAAKPPRGRKKKRMLESGLPEMNDPYVLSPEDDDDHQKDGKTYRCRMCSLTFYSKSEMQIHSKSHTETKPHKCPHCSKTFANSSYLAQHIRIHSGAKPYSCNFCEKSFRQLSHLQQHTRIHSKMHTETIKPHKCPHCSKTFANTSYLAQHLRIHSGAKPYNCSYCQKAFRQLSHLQQHTRIHTGDRPYKCAHPGCEKAFTQLSNLQETYLMKHMRKHNPPDLQQQVQAAAAAAAVAQAQAQAQAQAQAQAQAQAQAQASQASQQPQQQQPQPPHFQSPGAAPQGGGGGDSNPNPPPQCSFDLTPYKTAEHHKDICLTVTTSTIQVEHLASS
- the ZNF384 gene encoding zinc finger protein 384 isoform X9 — its product is MEESHFNSNPYFWPSIPTVSGQIENTMFINKMKDQLLPEKGCGLAPPHYPTLLTVPASVSLPSGISMDTESKSDQLTPHSQASVTQNITVVPVPSTGLMTAGVSCSQRWRREGSQSRGPGLVITSPSGSLVTTASSAQTFPISAPMIVSALPPGSQALQVVPDLSKKVASTLTEEGGGGGGGGGTVAAKPPRGRKKKRMLESGLPEMNDPYVLSPEDDDDHQKDGKTYRCRMCSLTFYSKSEMQIHSKSHTETKPHKCPHCSKTFANSSYLAQHIRIHSGAKPYSCNFCEKSFRQLSHLQQHTRIHTGDRPYKCAHPGCEKAFTQLSNLQSHRRQHNKDKPFKCHNCHRAYTDATSLEVHLSTHTVKHAKVYTCTICSRAYTSETYLMKHMRKHNPPDLQQQVQAAAAAAAVAQAQAQAQAQAQAQAQAQAQAQASQASQQPQQQQPQPPHFQSPGAAPQGGGGGDSNPNPPPQCSFDLTPYKTAEHHKDICLTVTTSTIQVEHLASS
- the ZNF384 gene encoding zinc finger protein 384 isoform X4 — encoded protein: MEESHFNSNPYFWPSIPTVSGQIENTMFINKMKDQLLPEKGCGLAPPHYPTLLTVPASVSLPSGISMDTESKSDQLTPHSQASVTQNITVVPVPSTGLMTAGPGLVITSPSGSLVTTASSAQTFPISAPMIVSALPPGSQALQVVPDLSKKVASTLTEEGGGGGGGGGTVAAKPPRGRKKKRMLESGLPEMNDPYVLSPEDDDDHQKDGKTYRCRMCSLTFYSKSEMQIHSKSHTETKPHKCPHCSKTFANSSYLAQHIRIHSGAKPYSCNFCEKSFRQLSHLQQHTRIHSKMHTETIKPHKCPHCSKTFANTSYLAQHLRIHSGAKPYNCSYCQKAFRQLSHLQQHTRIHTGDRPYKCAHPGCEKAFTQLSNLQSHRRQHNKDKPFKCHNCHRAYTDATSLEVHLSTHTVKHAKVYTCTICSRAYTSETYLMKHMRKHNPPDLQQQVQAAAAAAAVAQAQAQAQAQAQAQAQAQAQAQASQASQQPQQQQPQPPHFQSPGAAPQGGGGGDSNPNPPPQCSFDLTPYKTAEHHKDICLTVTTSTIQVEHLASS
- the ZNF384 gene encoding zinc finger protein 384 isoform X6, giving the protein MEESHFNSNPYFWPSIPTVSGQIENTMFINKMKDQLLPEKGCGLAPPHYPTLLTVPASVSLPSGISMDTESKSDQLTPHSQASVTQNITVVPVPSTGLMTAGVSCSQRWRREGSQSRGPGLVITSPSGSLVTTASSAQTFPISAPMIVSALPPGSQALQVVPDLSKKVASTLTEEGGGGGGGGGTVAAKPPRGRKKKRMLESGLPEMNDPYVLSPEDDDDHQKDGKTYRSEGNCGTGNGQSLGLMDSVPGSTTNLLCDPGCRMCSLTFYSKSEMQIHSKSHTETKPHKCPHCSKTFANSSYLAQHIRIHSGAKPYSCNFCEKSFRQLSHLQQHTRIHTGDRPYKCAHPGCEKAFTQLSNLQSHRRQHNKDKPFKCHNCHRAYTDATSLEVHLSTHTVKHAKVYTCTICSRAYTSETYLMKHMRKHNPPDLQQQVQAAAAAAAVAQAQAQAQAQAQAQAQAQAQAQASQASQQPQQQQPQPPHFQSPGAAPQGGGGGDSNPNPPPQCSFDLTPYKTAEHHKDICLTVTTSTIQVEHLASS